aacatggtatatctctccatctatttgtatcatctttaatttctttcatcagtgtcttacagttttctgcatacaggccttttgtttccgtaggtaggtttattcctaggtattttattctttttgttgcagtggtaaatgggagtgttttcttaatttctctttcagatttttcatcattagtgtataggaatgcaagagatttctgtgcattaattttgtatcctgctactttaccaaattcattgattagctctagtagttttctggtagcatctttaggattatctatgtatagtatcatgtcatctgcaaacagtagacagttttacttcttcttttccgatatggattccttttatttctttttcttctctgattgctgtggctaaaaattccaaaactatattgaataatagtggtgagagtggaaaccttgtcttgttcctgatcttagtggaaatgctttcaggttttcaccattgaggacgatgttggctgtgggtttgtcatatatggcctttatcatgttgaggtaagttccctctatgcctactttctggagggtttttatcataaatgggtgttgaattttgtcgaaagctttctctgcatctattgagatgatcatatggtttttctccttcaatttgttaatatggtgtatctcattgattaatttgcatatattgaagaatcattgcattcctgggataaaccccacttgatcatgctgtatgatccttttattgtgctgttggattctgtttactactgtttactagtatttttgcatctatgttcatcagtgacattgagctgtagttttctttttttgtgacatctttatctggttttggtatcagggtgatggtggcctcgtagaatgagtttgggagtgttcctccctctgctatatttcggaagagtttgagaaggataggtgttagctcttctataaatgtttgatagaattcgccagtaagccatctagtcctgggcttttgtttcttggaggatttttaatcacagtttcaatttcagtgcttgtgattggtctgttcatattttttgtttcttcctggttcagtctcagaaggtggtgcgtttctaagaatttgtccatttcttccatgttgtccattttactggcatatagttgcttgtagtaatctctcatgatccactgtatttctgcagtgtcagttgttacttctcctctttcatttctaattctattgatttgagtcttctcccttcttttcttgatgggtctggctaatggtttatcaattttgtttatcttctcaaagaaccagcttttagttttattgatctttgctatagtttcctccatttctttttcatttatttatgatctgatctttatgatttctttccttctgctaactttggggtatttttgttcttctttctctaattgctttaggtgtaaggttaggttgtttatttgagatgtttcttgtttcttaaggtaggattgtattgctataaacttccctcttagaactgcttttgctgcatcctataggttttgggtttttgtgttttcattgtcatttgtttctaggtattttttgatttcctctttgatttcttcagtgatctcttggttattaagcagtgtgttgtttagtctccatgtgtttgtatattttacagattttttcctgtaattgatatctagcctcatagcgttgtggtcagaaaagatacctgatacgatttccattttcttaaatttaccaaggcttgatttgtgacccaagatatggtctatcctggagaatgttccatgagcacttgagaagaaagtgtattctgttgtttttgcatggaatgtcctataaatatcaattaagtccatcttgtttaatgtatcatttaaagcttgtgtttccttatttattttcattttggatgatctgtccattggtgaaagtggggtgttaaagtcccctactatgattgtgttactctctatttccccttttatggcagttagcatttgccttatgtattgaggtgctcctatgttgggtgcataaatatttacaattgttatatgttcttcatggattgatgccttgatcattatgcagtgcccttctctgtctcttgtaatagtctttgttttaaagtctattttgtctgatatgagaattgctactccagctttcttttgatttccatttgcatggaatatctttttccatcccctcactttcagtctgtatgtgtcctaggtctgaagtgggtctcttgtacacagcatatatacgggtcttgtttttgtatccattcagcagtctatgtcttttggttggagcatttaatccatttacatttaaggtaattatcgatatgtatcttcctattaccattttcttaattgctttgggtttgtctttgtaggtctttcccttctcttgtgtttcctgcctagagaagttcatttagcgtttgttgtaaatctgatttggtggtgctgaattctcttagcttttgcttgtctgtaaaggttttaatttctctgtcaaatctgaatgagacccttgctgggtagagtaatcttggttgtaggtttttccctttcatcactttaaatatgtcctgtcactgccttctggcttgcagagtttctgctgaaagatcagccgttaaccttataggcattcccttgtatgttatttgttgtttttcccttgctggttttaatattttttgtttgtatttaatttttgatagtttgattaatatgtgtcttgatgtgtttctccttggatttatcctgtatgggactctctgtgcttccaggacttgattaactatgtcctttcccatattagggaagttttcaagtataatctcttcaaatattttctcagtcccttcctttttttttttttttttttggcttaaacaacaaacatttatttctcatagttctggaatctgggaagtccaagagcaAGGTGCCAACAGATTCCATGTCTGGTGAAGACCTGCTTCCTGGTTTGTAGGTGCTGCCATCTCTCTGTGTGctcatgtgatttcttctttgtgggCTCCAGGAGTGGGTGGGGAGCTCTGGTCTCTTCTTCTTACAAGAGTGCTAATCCCACCTTGAGGATTttaccttcatgacctcatctaaacccatTTACCTCCCAagcccccatctccaaataccattacattggggggttaggatttcaatatatgaaaggGGGGCAGGGGGCTCAAACATTCAGTCCCATagcatttcttttctaaattgtaACTGGAATGATACCCACCTAAAGTGCATTCATGTTACATATGTAGCCCATAAATGGTCTGTACTGAATATCTCTTCCATGTTTTCTTTAAAGcctcattctcttctcttttgggGCCTCAACTATTCACTTTGAAGCCTTCACATTATGGTACAAAACTGGAACCCAGGACTGGATAAGTGAAGTGATTGCTGCATCTTGTTACTTATTTGGTCCTGTGGTGGCTCTCGGTCTTCTTAGGCAGCAGCACGTCCTGGATGTTGGGCAAGACGTCGCCCTGCGTGATGGTGACTTTGCCCAGCAGCTTGTTGAGCTCCTTGTCATTGCGGATGGCCAGCTGCAGGTGGCGCGGGATGATACGCATCTTCTTGTTGTCGCGGGCCGCGTTGCCTGCCAGCTCCAGGATCTTGGCCGTCAGGTACTCCAGCACCGCCGCCAGGTACACCGGCGCGCTGGCCCCAACCCACTCGGCGTAGTTGCCCTTGCGGAGCAAGCGGTGCACCCGGCCCACGGGGAACTGAAGCCCGGCCCGCGAAGACCGAGTCTTTGCCTTAGCGCGAGCCTTACCGCTTTGTTTGCCTCGCCAGTACATTATGAGCTGAGCAACATCTCCTCAACTAGCtatcctcccttcctttttgtcttcttcttctgggacccctataattcgaatgttggtgtgtttaatgttgtcccagaggtctctgagactgtcctcaattcttttcattctttttttttattctgctctgcagtagttatttccactattttatcttccaggtcacttttccgttcttctgcctccgttattctgctattgatctcttctagagaattttacatttcatttattttgtttttcctcattgtttgtttgctccttagttcttctaggtccttgttaaacgtttcttgtattttctgcattctgtttccaagatttggatcatctttactatcattagtctgaattctttttcaggtagactgcctatttcttcatttgtttgttctggtgggtttttaccttgctcctttatctgctgtgtgtttctctgtcttctcattttgcttaacgtactgtgtttggggtctccttttcgcaggttgcaggtttgtagttccctttgattttggtgtctgtccccagtgcctaaggttggttcagtgggttgtgtaggcttcctggtggaggggactagtgcctgtgttctggtggatgaggctggatcttgtctttctgatgggcagaaccgtgtccggtggtgtgttttgggatgcctgtgaccttattatgattttaggcagcctctcttctaatgggtggagttgtgttgctgtcttgctagttgtttggcatagggtgtccagcattgtagcttgctggtcgttgagtggagctgggtcttagtattgagatggagatctatgggagattttcaccatttgatattatgtgcagctggaaggtctcttgtggaccagtgtcctcaacttggctctcccacctctgaggcacagccctgatgcctggctggagcaccaagagcctgtcatccacatggctcagaagaaaagggagaaaaaaagaaagaaagaaagaaagaaaaagataaaattaaattaaattaagttattaaaataaaaagtaattatttttaaaaaaatttttaagtaataacagaaaaaaagaaagaaagaagagaccaaccaaaccaaaacacaaatccaccaatgataacaagtgctaaaactatacaaaaacaaaaaaaacaaaaaaacggacagaaccctaggacaaatggtaaaagcaaacctatactgacaaaatcacacacagaagcatacacatacatgctcacaaaaagagaaaaagggaaaatatatatatatatatcattgctcccaaaatccacctcctcaatttgggatgattcgttgtctattcaagtattccacagatgcagggtacatcaagttgactgtggagatttaatccgctgctcctgaggctgctgggagagatttccctttctcttctttgttcgcacagctccggggttcagctttggtttggccccgcctctgcatgtaggtcgcctgagcatgtctgttctttgctcaaacAGGACGGGgataaagtagcagctgattcgggggctctggctcactcaggccgggggggaggaggggtacggagtgcagggcgagcctgcggtggcagaagccagtgtgacgttgcaccagcctgaggcgcactgtgtgttctcccggggaagttgtccctgaatcatggggccctggcagtggcgggctgcacaggctcccaggaggggaggtgtggatagtgacctgggcttgcacacaggcttcttggtggctgcagcagcagccttagcatctcatgcttGTCTCTGggatccacgctgatagccgcagctcgcacccatctctggagctcctttaaggggtactcttaatcccctctccttgcgcaccaggaaacaaagaggcaagaaaaagtctcttacctctttggcagctccagactttctcccggactccctcccggctagctgtggcacactagcccccttcaggctgtgttcatgccgccaaccccagttctatccctgggatccgaccgaagtggagcctcagctcccagcccccgcccaccccggcgggggagcagacaagcctctcgggctggtgagtgctggtcggcaccgatcctctgtgtgggaatctctccgctttgccctccgcacccctgtggctgcgctctcctccgtggctccgaagcctCCCCCCTCCgtcacccgcagtctctgcccgcggagggccttcctagtatgtggaaacctttccttcttcacagctccctccccgaggtgcaggtcccgtccctattctttgtctctgttttttcttttttcttttgccctacccaggtacgtggagagtttcttgccttttgggaggtctgaggtcttctgccagcattcagtaggtgttctgtaggagttgttccacatgtagatgtatttctgatgtatttgtggggaggaaggtgatctccacgtcttacccttccgccatcttgaagctccaccTAATTAAAGACTTTTAAATGTTAGGaccttgtattagtttgctacaGTTGgcataacaaagtaccagagactgggtggcttaaacaacagaaattttctcACAATGCTGGAGGCTATATGTCCAagttcaaggtgttggcagggttggtttcttctgagccCTCTCTGCTT
This region of Balaenoptera acutorostrata chromosome 19, mBalAcu1.1, whole genome shotgun sequence genomic DNA includes:
- the LOC130705747 gene encoding histone H2A type 1-J-like is translated as MYWRGKQSGKARAKAKTRSSRAGLQFPVGRVHRLLRKGNYAEWVGASAPVYLAAVLEYLTAKILELAGNAARDNKKMRIIPRHLQLAIRNDKELNKLLGKVTITQGDVLPNIQDVLLPKKTESHHRTK